In the genome of Chroococcidiopsis sp. TS-821, the window ATTTGAAGGCGATAACCTCAGACAAAGCAGTCAAAACTTTTTGTCTTGTCATCACTTTCTTAAATCTGAATGCTCCTATGTTAACTATTGTAACCTTTATTAGTCTAGTGCTGCTAACTTTCAGTGCCTGAATCAGCATAACTGCGCTTGTTCTCACACTGCTTGTTTACTCCTCACCGTTCTTACTACAAACCGGATGATAAGGTTGGTTTGACTTTGACTACAGCCTAGCGACTAATTGTTTTGACAATTGCATCCTGGAAAACAAAACGTTGTTAATTTCGAGCGAATTTTTTACTAGTTGTACTTAGAATGTTTATTTTAATGCAGGAATCTGTTTTTCTGCCGTAATTTTGTTTTCTACACATTTCTTTACATTTCCTGGGTTGAAAATGAGATCTGAATTTTGCGATAAGCTGCACTACTTGACGATCAGTTTAAACATTTTTACGGTTGATCAACACTAGGTGAATGGTACAAAACTTGTTAAACTCCAGTGGAACGTTTGCCGCCCAGCCGCGGTTACTGAAATACTGGATATTAAATGATACAGCAAGATTCTTAAACAGGACTAATAGTTTCTAAACTTTTTAGATTTCAGAGTATGGTGTTTTGTCATTACCAACAAGACACCACTTTTAGTCCTAACGACTACAGCTACTTAATTATGAGCACCAATGTAGTCTTGAATTGCTTTGACCTCTAGCGAAGTTGCTTGTAAAGAACGAATAGCAGCAGCGGTGGCTTTCGCACCGGCAATAGTTGTAATAATTGGAATTTTATAACCCAACGCAGTACGACGGATGAGACGCGCATCAGTTTGGGCTTCTTCACCAGAGGGAGTATTGATAATCAGTTGAATTTGTTGGTTTTTAATGGCGTCCAAAACATTGGGGCGTCCTTCGTGAAGTTTGAGAATTAACTCAACGTCTAAACCGTGCTCTTTGAGAACGCGCCGCGTACCGTCAGTGGCGACAACTTTAAAGCCCAAGTCGATAAAGTCTTTAACAACTGGAACAACGAGTGTTTTGTCGCGATCGCTCATCGAGACAAACACCGTACCCTGACGCGGTAGTATTTCTCCAGCACCCAATTCGGCTTTGGCGAATGCTTTGCCAAAATCGCTATCAACGCCCATCACTTCACCCGTCGAGCGCATTTCTGGTCCTAAAATTGTGTCTGTACCAGGAAACTTGTTAAATGGCAGTACAGCTTCTTTGACCGCGATGTGATTTGGTATAGGTTCTTGGGTGAAGTTGAGCGATTCTAGTGTTTCCCCCGACATAATCAACGATGCCATTTTGGCAAGCGGAATACCGGTTGTTTTGGACACAAAAGGTACTGTGCGCGAAGCGCGGGGATTTGCTTCTAAAATGTAAACTTGAGGATTGTAGCTGTGCGCGCCAACAACGGCAAATTGAATATTCATCAATCCAACTACTTGGAGTCGCTGCGCGAGTTGTACAGTCCAAGTGCGAATTTTATTTAATACAGAAGACGGAAGCGAAATCGCGGGTAAAGAACATGCTGAATCGCCAGAGTGAATTCCTGCTTGTTCGATGTGTTCCATAATTCCGCCAATGACGACTTTACCAGTGCTGTCGGCGATCGCATCGACATCGACTTCAATGGCATTTTCCAGAAACTTATCGATTAATATTGGGTGTTCTGGTTCTACCTGTACTGCAAATGTCATGTAGCGTTCGAGCTCCGTATCCGAGTAGACAATTTCCATCGCCCGTCCGCCGAGAACATAACTCGGACGCACGACAACCGGATACCCAATGCGACTTGCGATCGCGAGTGCATCTTGATAACTGCGTGCAATTCCGTTTGGCGGTTGCGCAATATCTAACTCGTGTAATATCTTCTCAAATCGCTCGCGGTCTTCGGCAATATCGATCGAATCGGGAGAAGTTCCCCAAATTCGAGTTGGCAGCAATTCTTTAACTTCAGGGCGGTTGAGATACTCTTGTAGAGGTACTGCTAATTTGAGTGGTGTTTGTCCGCCAAACTGAATGATGACTCCTACTGGCTTTTCGGTCTCTATGATGTTTAAGACGTCTTCTTTGGTCAGCGGTTCAAAGTAAAGGCGATCGCTTGTATCATAATCTGTCGAAACAGTTTCAGGGTTTGAGTTGACCATAATTGTTTCGTACCCTGCGGCTTTCAGTGCATAACTGGCATGACAACAGCAATAATCAAACTCAATACCTTGTCCGATGCGGTTAGGACCACCACCTAAAATCATCACTTTTTGTTTATCCGATGGTTGTACTTCGGATTCTTCTTCGTAGGTGGAGTAGTGATAAGGAGTATACGCCTCGAATTCAGCGGCGCAGGTATCTACTGTTTTGTAAACAGGAATAACACCGAGTTGTTGGCGATAGGTACGTACCTCATCTTCAGTTGTTTTTGTGGCAAACGCGATTTGGCGATCGCTAAATCCCTGACGCTTTACTGCATAAAGTTGCTCTTTTGTCAACTTATGCAGTGGCGTCCGCTTGAGGAATTTCTCTGTTTCGAGCAATTGTTGCATTTTATCCAAGAACCAAGGGTCGATACCCGTCAGTTCGTAAATCTCCTCAATACCTAGTCCTAGCTGCATTGCGTGACGTACCGCAAAGATTCTTTCTGGGTTGGGCGTGCGTAATTGCGCGCGAATTTGTTCGCCACTCGGCAGTTTTTCAGCGCGATCGCATCCCCAGCCAGCGCGTCCGGTTTCGAGCGAGCGCAAAGCTTTTTGGAACGATTCTTGAAACGTCCGTCCAATTGCCATTGCTTCGCCGACAGACTTCATTTGTGTTGTCAATACAGGTTCCGAACCAGGAAATTTTTCAAACGCAAATCGCGGAATTTTCGTGACGACATAATCAATCGTTGGTTCGAATGACGCGGGGGTTTTCTTAGTGATGTCGTTTTTGATTTCATCCAACGTATAGCCGACGGCTAGTTTGGCGGCGAATTTAGCGATCGGGAAACCTGTGGCTTTAGACGCCAAAGCTGAACTGCGCGAGACGCGAGGATTCATTTCAATCACGATTGCTTCGCCATCAACCGGATTCACCGCAAATTGAATATTCGAACCACCTGTCTCTACACCAATTTCGCGAATAATCCGAATCGAAGCATCGCGCAGGCGCTGATATTCTTTATCGGTCAAAGTTTGTGCGGGTGCAACTGTAATCGAATCTCCAGTGTGAATCCCCATCGGATCGAGGTTTTCAATCGAGCAGATAATCACGACATTATCCGCCAAGTCACGCATCACTTCGAGTTCGTACTCTTTCCAACCGAGGAGTGACTGCTCAATTAAAATTTGGGAAACTGGACTCGCGTCAATTCCCGCTTGCGCCATTGTTTCAAATTCTTCTTGATTATAGGCAATTCCGCCACCAGTTCCACCCAGTGTAAAAGCTGGACGAATGATCAGCGGATAGGTACCAATTTGTTTGGCGATCGCTCTTGCTTCATCGACTGTGGAAGCGATACCAGAGGGACACACGCCCACTCCGATTTTCTCCATCGCTTGTTTAAAAAGTTGGCGGTCTTCTGCTTTTTCGATTGCGGATAACTTCGCACCAATCAATTCGACGCCGTATTTTTCTAAAACTCCATTTTTCGACAAAGCTACAGCAATATTAAGTGCAGTTTGTCCGCCCATTGTGGGTAGCAAAGCTTCAGGGCGTTCTTTCTCGATAATTTTCTCGACTATTTCCGGTGTTAGCGGCTCAATATATGTTCTATCCGCTGTTTCCGGATCGGTCATAATCGTTGCTGGATTTGAGTTCACCAGCACCACCTGATATCCTTCTTCGCGGAGAGCTTTACAGGCTTGCGTACCGGAGTAATCAAACTCGCAAGCTTGTCCAATCACAATTGGACCGGAACCAAGCAATAGAATTTTATGGATATCGTCACGGCGGGGCATAGTCTTTCTACCTAGAGAAGGAAATTTTGAATCCTGATTATTTTAAGCGGCAATGCCCCTATTAATTGTGGTTTATTTAGCAAGTTTTCCAAGATTTGATGACTTAAGGAAGAAAGCAGGGGAGCAGAGGGGCTTCAGGTGTAGGGGAGAAAAGTTACTATTGGCGGAGGACTAGTGACTAGTTGTTAGCCACTCTTGTCACTCACTAACCACTAGCCACTAACCACTAGTTACTATTCCCGTTACCCATAAAGCCCAAGGTGAGACTGTCATGAGCCAGGAAGTGCGCTAAGTGATAGGCTCTTTCTTCAGTTTCCAGTAAAATCTTTTCGTAAAGGTAGCGCGTGGCGCGATCGCCTAGACTTTCGGCTTGGGCTGCTTGACGGCGAATCAAAGCAATAATGGCTTGTTCCGCAGCTAAGTCGTGTTCGACCATTTGACGACACGAGAACACCCCATCCGGTTCTTGTTCAAAGCAGCAGAGTTCCGCCAACTTGCTAAATGTTGCAGCAGGGACACCGCCAATACCATCGAGACGTTCGCCAATGTCATGAACGTGTTCTTGAACTTCGTCGTAGCTTTCGTTGAAAAATTGATGTAGCTGGTAGAATTCTGCGCCTTCAACAACAAAATGGTGTTTTTGATATTGAATGTACAAAGCCTGGAAGCTAGCTAAGGCGGCGTTCAAGCCCTCGCAAATTGGCTCTGTTACTGAGCGATCTAGCAGGACGGGGTTATCGTAAACCTGCCCAAAGTTACGTAATACAGTTTGAGCTTCAGCCATATTTCTCCTCTCTTTTTGAGCATTGTATTTTGGAAACACGTCCGCTCAATGTAGCATCCTGTACCATTCTAGTGCCTCGCAACCGCTGCGATCGTTGCGATCGCTTTACTTTAGCGTTTACAAAGTCTTCACATCCCGCCTGATTTGCTTTTTTTTCGCAAATATTTTGAGAATTATTCGCAGTTAATGTATTCTAGATTTAAAGTTAAATTTTTCCTGCGTTCGATCGCAATCGGTTGGGTTCACTTAACGGAGATATATGGAGGAAATTGTCTTGGCGTCGGGGGTTGGTCTGAATGTCGACGAGATGGTGGAGGTGAACTGCGTAAATAGATGGCAAATCTACCAAAGGTTACAAGAGCTCGAAATTCCTTGTTGGTGTGCCACTAATCAACCACTACGAGTTCGCGTTGTTGATGTTACTACCGCCATTCAACTTTGGAGTGTATCAAAACAATTCAAGATGTCCCGTCGCGATTTGCTCTGTTGGTTAGAACGCTGTTGGGAACAAGATTTTTAAGACACTTTCAATAAAAAGGTAACTTGACATGGGTAAATTCAAAAGTAAAAAAGTATCAGATTTTACGTTGGAAGGACGGTTTTTAAATTTCATTTTAGAAGATGGTTACAAGCTTAAATACTTGCGTATCGCAAGTGCAGAAGGAGAATACTGGATTAAACCCTGCAAAGAGCTGCGGAAACAAGAGTTGCAATTAGTACCTGGTGATTGGGTGCAAGTACTAGGCGAGCGCAAGCTTGATTTAAAAACTGGCAAACTCAAACTCAAAGCCGCACAAGTTACGCGCACGACACCTCACGCGTCAGAAACTGCGGCTTCTCCAAAAGTAGCACCAAGCAAAAAGAAAGCAAGTATCTTAGTTTGTCAAAAGTCCAGCTGTATGAAGCGGGGCGGGACAGCAGTTTGTCAAGCATTACAAGCAACTTTAAGCGATCGCGGTTTAGAAAACGAAGTTGCTATTAAAGGTACAGGTTGCCTCAAACAGTGCAAAGCAGGTCCCAATATAGTTATGCCCGATAAAACCCGTTATAGTCGCATTCAAGCCGCAGAAATTCCCCAAGTTATTGACAAACACTTTGCAGCTGCGTGTAATGCGTCAAAAGCAGATTCAGAGGTAATCTCAGCGAATGTAACAGAAGTTTTAGTATCTGCTAGTTGAGAATATATCGCGAGTAATTGAGAACAGAATAATTCAAATTAATTTTCAGCCTAATTAAATCTTGAATTTTGTGTGGGTGACGCGATCGCTGGTCATCTGTAATGTTGTGCTTCATCAGGCTGAAATTTTCGGGTTGCGCTACGTGCGATCGCCTAACGCAATGTGAATAGCCAAATATCAAATTGGTTGCTTCTGGGCGAACAAATGCAGAAATTGGCAAGAAAATTTAGATTCCTCAGAATTCAGGAAAGCAAGCTTTGAAGCAAATATTTCGTAAGCTTGAAGTTTCGTCGCGCGCGCAGTTGTTTGCAACAAGATCGTGACGTGTTAAGCGTAGAATCTCAATACTTATTTAACAATTGAAGATCAAACCTGCGGGTGCG includes:
- a CDS encoding ferredoxin, giving the protein MGKFKSKKVSDFTLEGRFLNFILEDGYKLKYLRIASAEGEYWIKPCKELRKQELQLVPGDWVQVLGERKLDLKTGKLKLKAAQVTRTTPHASETAASPKVAPSKKKASILVCQKSSCMKRGGTAVCQALQATLSDRGLENEVAIKGTGCLKQCKAGPNIVMPDKTRYSRIQAAEIPQVIDKHFAAACNASKADSEVISANVTEVLVSAS
- a CDS encoding Asr1405/Asl0597 family protein, which produces MEEIVLASGVGLNVDEMVEVNCVNRWQIYQRLQELEIPCWCATNQPLRVRVVDVTTAIQLWSVSKQFKMSRRDLLCWLERCWEQDF
- a CDS encoding Dps family protein, which codes for MAEAQTVLRNFGQVYDNPVLLDRSVTEPICEGLNAALASFQALYIQYQKHHFVVEGAEFYQLHQFFNESYDEVQEHVHDIGERLDGIGGVPAATFSKLAELCCFEQEPDGVFSCRQMVEHDLAAEQAIIALIRRQAAQAESLGDRATRYLYEKILLETEERAYHLAHFLAHDSLTLGFMGNGNSN
- the carB gene encoding carbamoyl-phosphate synthase large subunit; amino-acid sequence: MPRRDDIHKILLLGSGPIVIGQACEFDYSGTQACKALREEGYQVVLVNSNPATIMTDPETADRTYIEPLTPEIVEKIIEKERPEALLPTMGGQTALNIAVALSKNGVLEKYGVELIGAKLSAIEKAEDRQLFKQAMEKIGVGVCPSGIASTVDEARAIAKQIGTYPLIIRPAFTLGGTGGGIAYNQEEFETMAQAGIDASPVSQILIEQSLLGWKEYELEVMRDLADNVVIICSIENLDPMGIHTGDSITVAPAQTLTDKEYQRLRDASIRIIREIGVETGGSNIQFAVNPVDGEAIVIEMNPRVSRSSALASKATGFPIAKFAAKLAVGYTLDEIKNDITKKTPASFEPTIDYVVTKIPRFAFEKFPGSEPVLTTQMKSVGEAMAIGRTFQESFQKALRSLETGRAGWGCDRAEKLPSGEQIRAQLRTPNPERIFAVRHAMQLGLGIEEIYELTGIDPWFLDKMQQLLETEKFLKRTPLHKLTKEQLYAVKRQGFSDRQIAFATKTTEDEVRTYRQQLGVIPVYKTVDTCAAEFEAYTPYHYSTYEEESEVQPSDKQKVMILGGGPNRIGQGIEFDYCCCHASYALKAAGYETIMVNSNPETVSTDYDTSDRLYFEPLTKEDVLNIIETEKPVGVIIQFGGQTPLKLAVPLQEYLNRPEVKELLPTRIWGTSPDSIDIAEDRERFEKILHELDIAQPPNGIARSYQDALAIASRIGYPVVVRPSYVLGGRAMEIVYSDTELERYMTFAVQVEPEHPILIDKFLENAIEVDVDAIADSTGKVVIGGIMEHIEQAGIHSGDSACSLPAISLPSSVLNKIRTWTVQLAQRLQVVGLMNIQFAVVGAHSYNPQVYILEANPRASRTVPFVSKTTGIPLAKMASLIMSGETLESLNFTQEPIPNHIAVKEAVLPFNKFPGTDTILGPEMRSTGEVMGVDSDFGKAFAKAELGAGEILPRQGTVFVSMSDRDKTLVVPVVKDFIDLGFKVVATDGTRRVLKEHGLDVELILKLHEGRPNVLDAIKNQQIQLIINTPSGEEAQTDARLIRRTALGYKIPIITTIAGAKATAAAIRSLQATSLEVKAIQDYIGAHN